The nucleotide sequence AAAGTTGCTGCAATTTTTTTGCCGATAATACCTGACTTGCCCATTCCTGTAACAATAACTCTGCCTTTACAGCCATATAATATCTCAACAGCTTGTAGAAAAGTCTTTTCTAGTCTATCTTTTAATTTTATTATGGATGTGGATTCTATATCTAAAACTTCTTTAGCTAGATTCAAAATTTCATTTTGTGATTCATTTACTTGCTTTACTTTTAAAGTATCGATCACTTTTTACCTCCAGGTGGCCAAGCCACATTCTTGAGTCATCAATCATTCCAGTTAATGTGAACCATCATTCTGAGGTGGTTAAGGCAAATTCTCACGTTATTATGAGATGTCTTGTCCATTTCTTGAGTCTTAGATTCCTCCAAACAGAATCTGGATAATTGCCAATTTACCTTTACTAATATTATTGCTGGTTAAGAATAAATTGCAATTATTTAGTAATTAATGTTAATTTTTCTAAGCATTTAAGCTGACTTCAGTGGATTTTTTAAAAGTATATTAAGAAGTTTTAAAAAATGTTAAAGTTTTTTAATAATTCGTCGATATACATATTATATGAGAAATTAGTTATTTGAGTTGGGAATATATGCTTTTAAAAACGGCAAAATTGAGAAAGAATATTGCTTTTATTAAGCCCAGCAATTCTGCACATAGAGACATTAAGGAAGTACTTGAAGAAATAAAAAAATTTGTTTCTTCAAAAGAATGTAAACGTAACGTAATACTTGATTTATCTGAATTAAGCTTTTTAAGCAGTATTAAAATAGGTGTTTTAGCTTCTACTTATCACTTTTTAGAGTTTATAAACGGAAAAGTGTATATTGTGGTGCAAGATAAGCAAGTAAGAAGGTTTATTGAGCTATTAAATCTTAATAATGTAGTAGTAATTTACAATAAAGATCAGTTATTACTTGATAATATCGCTTAATAATTCGAAATTTTATTTCTTACTATTGTTAAGGCAGCTCTAATTAATTTAATTAGCTGCCTTTAACTTTTCATTAGCTTGAAATTTAAAATAGTCGTATAATAGGATGAAGTTTGAGGATAATAAAATATTTTGATATAGATGGAAGGATGCTTATGTCAACAGTAATTCAAGAAAAATCAGTCGGAGTAATATCTCAGATTATAGGACCTGTAGTAGACGTTGAGTTTCCAAACGGAGAATTACCAGAAATTTATGATGCTTTAATAGTTGATGATGTTGCTCCAAATGGTAAGAAATTTAATTTAGTTACTGAAGTTCAACAGCTTCTTGGTGAAAACAGAGTTAGATCTGTAGCAATGTCCAGTACTGATGGCCTATCCAGAGGTATGAAGGTAATAAACACAGGTGAATCAATTAAAGTTCCTGTTGGAACTGCTACTTTAGGCAGAATATTGAATGTTGTTGGTGAACCCGTTGATGAGGGCGGACCTATTGTAACTGATNNNNNNNNNNNNNNNNNNNNNNNNNNNNNNNNNNNNNNNNNNNNNNNNNNNNNNNNNNNNNNNNNNGAGACAGGAATTAAAGTTATTGATCTTCTTGAACCTTATTCAAAAGGTGGTAAAGTTGGACTTTTTGGTGGTGCAGGTGTTGGAAAAACAGTTATTATTCAGGAATTGATCCACAACATTGCGCAAGAGCATGGCGGTGTTTCTGTATTTGGCGGCGTTGGCGAAAGAACAAGAGAAGGAAATGATCTTTGGAATGAATTTAAAGAGTCCGGAGTTATTGATAAAGTTGCTCTTGTTTACGGACAAATGAATGAGCCACCTGGTGCAAGAATGAGAGTTGGATTAAGTGCTCTTACTGTTGCTGAATATTTTAGAGATGTATCAAAACAAGATGTGCTTTTGTTTATTGATAATATCTTTAGATTCGTTCAAGCAGGCTCTGAAGTATCAGCGCTTCTTGGTCGTATGCCAAGTGCTGTAGGTTATCAGCCAACATTAGCTACAGAAATGGGTGAGCTGCAAGAAAGAATTACCAGTACAATGGAAGGTTCAATTACATCCGTTCAGGCTATTTATGTACCTGCTGATGATTTAACTGATCCTGCTCCGGCTACAACATTTGCATTTCTTGATGCGTCTACAGTTCTTTCAAGACAAATCTCTGAACTAGGTATTTATCCTGCTGTTGATCCTCTTGCAAGTACAAGCCGTGTACTTGATCCAAGAATTATTGGCGAAGAACACTATGGAGTAGCAAGGGACGTTCAGCAAATTCTTCAAAGATATAAAGACTTACAGGATATTATTGCAATTCTTGGAATGGATGAACTTTCAGAAGATGATAAAATTATTGTAGGACGAGCAAGACGTCTTCAAAGATTCTTAAGTCAGCCGTTCTTTGTTGCTGAAACGTTTACAGGTATACCTGGAAAGTATGTTAAACTTGAAGATACCATTAGAGGATTTAAAGAAATTCTTGAAGGCAAACACGATGATCTTCCAGAACAAGCTTTCTATATGGTAGGAACTATAGAAGAAGCCAGAGAAAAAGCTGAAAAAATGGCAAGAGGTTAAAAATGCCAGAAAATAAGCTAAATTTAAAGATTATAACTCCTGAAAGAACACTTGTGGATGAACAAGTTGATGCTGTATATTCTAAAGCTATTGATGGTGAATTTGGTATTTTACCCGGTCATATACCTTTTATGACAGCTTTAGATATTGGGATTACTAAGTATGTAAAAGATAATCAAGATGAACTTGTTGTAGTGGTTGGTGGAATCTTTCAGATAAGTGAAAATAATATTACTATTTTTTCTGAAACTGCGGAACGTGGTGAGGAAATAGATGTTCAGAGAGCTAAAGCTGCTGAAGAAAGAGCTGAAGTAAGGCTTAGAGCTGGTGCAAGAGATATAGATACAGACAGAGCTCAGGCGGCTCTTGCAAGAGCTCTTACCAGAATTCAGGCAGCTACAAGAATGAGACCTGGTATTTAATTTGTTTCAGGTTTTCTAAGAGACATTAACCCAGTAATAACTGTGAGATATTTATGAAGCTTCATATTGCTCATCTTTATCCTGAACTCCTAAATATTTATGGTGATAAAGGTAATGTTACAGCTTTTACACAAAGATGTTTATGGAGGAATATTAATGTTGAGGTTCATGAAATAAATCCTGGAGATGAAATAGACCCGGATTTGTTTGATTTTTATTTTATTGGTGGCGGTCAGGATCAGCAGCAAATTATGGTTGCGAGTGAACTTCAAAGACAGGCAGAGAATTTAAGAAAAGCTGCAGATAATAATGCTGTTTTCCTTGCAATATGTGGCGGTTATCAACTTTTAGGACATTATTATCAACCTCATCAAGGGGATAAAATACCTGGAATTAGTATTTTAGATGCTTATACCATTGCAGGAAATACAAGATATATCGGAAATGTAACAATTAATACAGATTTTTCTGAATTGAAAAAAACAGATATTAAAAATCCAAATACTTTAGTAGGTTTTGAGAATCATAGTGGACTTACATATTTACAAGGTGAAACAAAGCCTCTTGGTATTGTGCAAGTAGGTAATGGTAATAACGGTAAGGATAAAACAGAAGGTGCTGTTTATAAAAATGTCTTTGGGACTTATTTGCATGGTTCTTTATTACCTAAAAATCCACATTTTACAGATTATTTGATTACCCTTGCCCTGAGAAGAACAAATAGTAGTGATGTTAAGCTAACAGAATTAAATGATGAAATTGAGTTTTCAGCTCACAAAAAAGCTGTTAACAGAAAATATTAATTAATTCAAGTTGTCAGCTACATAAATTGATGCATTGAGATTGCTTTACAGGGAAGATTCTAGAAATAATTGATATTAAATGGTTCGTAATGACATCCAAGTTATTTAAGTAGCAACTAGAATATTAATTAATTATTCCTTTAACAATTATCATTATTTTAAAACAAAGAATTAGGTTAGTTGATACTTTCATCCTAAGTATTTGTAGGATAATTATGTGAAAAATAATTGGGAGGAAGTTTATTATGCCAGGAATTTTTGATGTAAGCATGTTTTTAAGTGAAAATACTCCTGTTTATCCGGGTGATCCGGAATTAAAGATAGAAAAAGTCAAAACTATTTCTAAAGATGGATATGAGTTATCAAAACTTTCTATGGGTGTCCATACAGGAACTCATATTGATGCACCAGCCCATTTGTTTTCTGATAAAACAAATGTAAACGAATTGGATTTAAAGATTTTAATTGGAAAAACCATTGTTTTAGAGTTTCCAAATACTGATTATATTAGTGCAACTGATTTAAAAAGTTTGGATTTCTCAAATTATTCAAGAGTTCTATTTAAAACCAATAATTCTGGCCTTATGACTATGGAAAGATTTAGTGAAGATTACGTTTATCTTGATGAAAGTGCTGCTGAGTATCTAGTTAAAGAAGATATCAGGTTAGTAGGGTTTGATTATTATTCGTTAGATAAATACAATTCAGATATGCCTGTTCATAAAAGATTACTGGAAAATGATGTTATAATTATTGAAGGATTAAATTTATCTGATATTGATCCAGGTGAGTATGAGCTTATAGCGCTCCCTATTAATATAAAAGCTGAGGCTGCTCCTATCAGAGTTATTTTAAGGCAATATCTTAGAGGAGAAATTCCCGAATGATGGCTGAAGGTATTCAGAAAAAAACTAAAATAATAGATAAAATTGAAAAAAATAAAATTATTGCTGTTGTAAGAACTAATAATGTGCAAAGAGCCATTGATGTTTCAAAAGCACTTATTGATGGGGGGCTAAAAGTAATTGAGATTACTATGAGCCATATAGATACTTCTGTTGTTATAGATGAAATATCTAAAATTGAAGGGGTATCTGTTGCAGCAGGATCTGTTATTACAGGAGCACAAGCAGAAAATGCCATTTCTGCAGGTGCAGAACTCATTGTTTCACCGGTTGCAGAAATGAATTTAATAAAACTATGTAAAGGGAAGATGCTTCCGATTATTACTGCAGCTGCAACCCCAACAGAAGCTTATAATGCCTGGAAATTAGGGGTTAATCTCATAAAAATATTTCCTGCAAAAGATCTTGGCGGGCCTGATTACATTTATGATATTTTAACTCCAATGCCTTTTTTACCTTTAATTCCAACGGGTGGAGTTAATCTAGATAATTTTACAGAATATTTAAAGGCTGGCGCTGTTGCAGTTGGAATGGGCAAGGTTTTTTATTTCGATGAAGAGAACTTTTCCGTAATAACTAGCAGAGCAAAAGCGGTTGTTCATAAGCTAAATGATTATCTGGAAAATAAATAAGAAAGAAAAGTTTTTATGAATTTGACCTTATGGTAAAATCCAGATTAAATAAATTTAAGTTTTAAAATTTATCGAAGTAGATTAAACATTTGGGAGTAAAACCAGAAATATATGACTGATAGTATTGATATAATTTCTATTGGTGAAAGCATGATAGAGCTTTCTACTAATGAAAGTCTCACATATGCTCAAATATTGCATAAATATTATGGCGGCGATACACTATGTGCTGCTGTTGCTGCTGCTAGATTAGGGTCAAAAGTAGGATATATTACAAGAGTTGGGAATGATTTTTTTAAGGATTTTCTTCTGGATTCCTGGCAGGCAGAAAATATAGATATCAATTATGTGAGATTAGTTGATGGTTATAACGGGCTTTATTTTATATCAAGACAGCAAAGTGGTGAAAAACAGTTTGCTTACTATAGAAAAAAAAGTGCAGCATCTACCCTTTCAGTGGATGATATTCCTGAAGATTATATTGAGAGAGCTTCTATCATTTATTCTACTGGTATAACTCAATCTATATCTAATTCTGCTAAAGAAGCTGTTGGAAAAGCCTTTAACGTAGCTAAAGAAAAAGGTTGTATGGTTGCTTATGATCCAAATTACAGACCTCAGCTTTGGAGCATAAGTGAAGCAAAAGAAGCTTTAG is from Candidatus Melainabacteria bacterium RIFOXYA2_FULL_32_9 and encodes:
- a CDS encoding ATP synthase F1 subunit epsilon; its protein translation is MPENKLNLKIITPERTLVDEQVDAVYSKAIDGEFGILPGHIPFMTALDIGITKYVKDNQDELVVVVGGIFQISENNITIFSETAERGEEIDVQRAKAAEERAEVRLRAGARDIDTDRAQAALARALTRIQAATRMRPGI